The Terriglobia bacterium genome segment GAGTAAACGCGAATCCTAGTGATCTACCCTTGGCCAGGGTGAAACGCAGGTAACACTGCGTGGAGGCCCGAACCGGTGTTGGTTGAAAACAGCTCGGATGAGCTGAGGGTAGGGGTGAAAGGCTAATCAAACTGGGTTATAGCTCGTTCTCCTCGAAATAGCTTTAGGGCTAGCCTCGGGAGTTTACACGCGGTGGTAAAGTACTCGATGGACTAGGGGGCTTACCAGCTTACCGAATCCAACGAAACTCTGAATGCCGCCTGTCCAGATCCCGGGAGTCAGACGGCGGGGGATAAGCTTCGTCGTCAAAAGGGAAAGAACCCAGACCGCCAGCTAAGGCCCCGAAGTGCATGCTAAGTGGTAAAGGATCTGGAGTTGCCGTGACAACCAGGAGGTTGGCTTAGAAGCAGCCATCCTTCAAAGAAAGCGTAATAGCTCACTGGTCAAGCGACTCTGGGCCGACAATCCAACGGGGCTCAAGCATGCCGCCGAAGCTGCGGCTTTCCGGAGCAATCCGGGAGGGGTAGAGGAGCATTCCGTGCGCTGCGAAGCCGTACCGTAAGGAGCGGTGGAGCTCACAGAAGAGACCCTGCCGGCACAAGTAGCGACAAAGTCCGCGAGAATCGGACTCGCCGTAAGTCTAAGGTTTCCTGAGGAAGGTTCGTCCGCTCAGGGTCAGTCGGTCCCTAAGCCGAGGCCGAAAGGCGTAGGCGATGGACAGCAGGTCAACATTCCTGCACCAGTCGGGGGACGTTATTACGATGGGGTGACGCAGAAGGATAGGCATACGGGCGGCTGGAAATGCCCGGTGGCGACGTAGGTGGATCCCCTAGGAAAATCCGGGGGGTCATCAACACCGAGGGTAGCCAGGAAGTGCGGCTTCGGCCAAACCAACTTGTCGACTCCACGCTGCCAAGAAAAACCTCTAAGGAGCCCTCCGGCTGACCGTACCGCAAACCGACACAGGTAGACGGGGAGAAAATCCCAAGGCGCGTGAGAGAACGCCCACTAAGGAACTCGGCAAAATAGCCCCGTAACTTCGGGAGAAGGGGTGCCCCGGTAGGGTGAAGGACCTCGCGTCCGGAGCCTGAAGGGGTTGCAGTGAATGGGCCCAGGCGACTGTTTACTAAAAACACAGGACTCTGCAAAGTAAAAAAGACGACGTATAGGGTCTGACGCCTGCCAGGTGCCGGAAGGTTAAGAGGAGGGGTTAGCCGCAAGGCAACGCTCTGAATCGAAGCCCCGGTAAACGGCGGCCGTAACTATAACGGTCCTAAGGTAGCGAAATTCCTTGTCGGGTAAGTTCCGACCTGCACGAATGGCGTAACGATCTGGGCGCTGTCTCGGTGGGCGGCTCAGCGAATCTGTAGCACCGGTGAAGATGCCGGTTTCCCGCCGTTAGACGGAAAGACCCCGTGCACCTTTACTACATCCTGGCAGTGGACTTCGGTGCTGCATGTGCAGCATAGGTGGGAGGCTTTGAAGCGTGGGCGTTAGCCTGCGTGGAGCCAACAGTGAGATACCACCCTTGTGGCTCTGGGGTTCTAACCCAGGGCCGTGAATCCGGTCCGGGGACACTGCTTGGTGGGTAGTTTGACTGGGGCGGTCGCCTCCTAAATTGTAACGGAGGCGCCCGAAGGTGCCCTCAGGCTGTTTGGAAATCAGCCGCAGAGTGTAAAGGCAAAAGGGCGCTTGACTGCGAGACCCACAAGTCGAGCAGGTGCGAAAGCAGGGCTTAGTGATCCGGCGGTTCTGTATGGAAGGGCCGTCGCTCAACGGATAAAAGGTACGCCGGGGATAACAGGCTTATCTTGCCCAAGAGTTCACATCGACGGCAAGGTTTGGCACCTCGATGTCGGCTCATCGCATCCTGGGGCTGAAGTAGGTCCCAAGGGTTCGGCTGTTCGCCGATTAAAGCGGTACGTGAGCTGGGTTTAGAACGTCGTGAGACAGTTCGGTCCCTATCTACGGTGGGCGCAGGATACTTGATGGGATGGTTTCCTAGTACGAGAGGACCGGAAACCACGGACCTCCAGTGTTCCAGTTGTTCCGCCAGGGGCAGCGCTGGGTAGCTGTGTCCGCAAAGGATAAGCGCTGAAGGCATCTAAGCACGAAGCCCTCCCAGAGATGAGGTATCCCTCCGCGAAAGCGGCTAAAGGCCCCTCGGAGACGACGAGGTTGATAGGCCGGAGGTGTAAGTGCGGCAACGCATTCAGCTTACCGGTACTAATCGGCCGTGAGGCTTGACCATGGATCTTGTCCTTATCATTCGCAATGCTCCGTGGCATTGCGCATCCCTGACGATTCAGTTTCCCGGTGACCATAGCGAGGGGGTCACACCCGTTCCCATTCCGAACACGGTCGTTAAGCCCCTCAGCGCCGATGGTACTGCGCGGGCAACTGCGTGGGAGAGTAGGACGTTGCCGGGATCGTTCTCCGAGAAGGGCCCGCCGAAAGGCGGGCCCTTCGTTTTCCGGCTGGGCGCGGGCGCTCCCGACCGCCGCGCCGAGAGTCGCGAAGGGCGCGGAAGATTCGCAGCAAACGTGACGACGGGATCTTGACCCCGACCCGACGGCCACAGTATAAACACGATTCATCGTCGGCGGCCGGACGTGCGCCCTCGCGGCCACTGGTTCCGCCGATGCGCGGAGACGAGCGCCGTGAAGAAACGGAGCCTGGGTTCCTGGGTGTTCGTGTTGTGTGCGGTCGCGCTGATCTTGTCGCTCCCGGCGAGCGCCGAGGAAGTCGAGAAGAAGATCCGGGTGAGCCTGTCGGCGGGCCAGTTCAACACCCGCGACGTCGTCTCCAGCGATTCGGCCAACATTCTGACGATCGTCGATCAGAACGAGCAATTCGTCAACTACATCGAGGATCCGCGGAACGACAACGCCGCCCTCGGTGACCTGGAGATCCGCACGGCACCGCGCGTCATGGCGACGATCCAGTACGCGGTCAACCGTTTCTTCGTGGTCGAGGGCTCGGCGGGATATCAGTCGGGCAACGTCGGCGCCATCGAGATGCAGGCCGAGTTCCTCGGCACAGTGATCGCGCCGATCGAGCGCCACAAGTACACCGTCTTCGAGGTCCAGGCCGGGAAGATGACGCAGATCCCGCTCCAGGTGACCGCGATCGCACGCTTCCGCCCCAAGGCGAGGCTCAATCCGTATCTCGGATTAGGCGCCGGCTACACGATGGTCGGCTTCGAGCCCAGCTCGGGGCTGGACACGCTTTCGCGGCGGATGGATGGATTGGTCGGCGGACAGACTCGCCTGTCGCCGTACCCCGCGACCCAGCCCCAGGCTCCGGCGGCCTCGGACCTCGTCGCGCTGAGCGGCGGGAAGGTCGTCGCGGACAACTCGTTCGAATGGCACGCCGTCGGTGGGATGG includes the following:
- a CDS encoding outer membrane beta-barrel protein encodes the protein MKKRSLGSWVFVLCAVALILSLPASAEEVEKKIRVSLSAGQFNTRDVVSSDSANILTIVDQNEQFVNYIEDPRNDNAALGDLEIRTAPRVMATIQYAVNRFFVVEGSAGYQSGNVGAIEMQAEFLGTVIAPIERHKYTVFEVQAGKMTQIPLQVTAIARFRPKARLNPYLGLGAGYTMVGFEPSSGLDTLSRRMDGLVGGQTRLSPYPATQPQAPAASDLVALSGGKVVADNSFEWHAVGGMEYSLKRKWAIYADLRYVTSSRAFTIGFNGSSGLGISLPNRQAQQGSPIATAVYGPVLIPNGGLVDGGRKINPDVFQGAAAPPGICSISDPRQCVFLRNIDMQAYNAKWKDYVGSDGTRFVPVSADGILDPGFYYVKGGSIRYSGTSLQIGVRYTF